From the Maioricimonas rarisocia genome, one window contains:
- a CDS encoding arylsulfatase produces the protein MTHLRLRDAFRYCWSGPAVCLAFLILSSSGIGVAAEPELDRTELPIRAPWRPPITTLDARDAKAPPLFKVTAPDNAPNVVIILVDDLGFGGTSACGGVIPTPTFDRMARQGLLYNQFHSTALCSPSRQALKTGRNHHSCNQAKITEVATAFPGATGQLPNDVATIGEMLRLNGYSTGAFGKWHETAVWEISPSGPMTRWPNQVGFDEFYGFMGGETNQWAPSIYHNQNPIDPPDDPDYHFMNDMTTKAINWMRFQQSLTPEKPFMMYFAPGAVHAPHHVPKKYIEQFAGQFDEGWDVIRERIYKKQLELGVIPEGTKLADKPDAIKDWDSLSEKEQKLFARQAETFAGFLHMTDLEIGRLVDAIDQMGELDNTLIFYIAGDNGTSAEGGENGLYNELTYFNEEPKGSNVDFMLQHYDEWGSPSTYPHMAAGWAVCFDAPFMWTKQVASNYGGTRQGLAVHWPNGIKAQGELRTQWHHLIDVVPTILEAAKLPQPRVVNGVPQRPIEGVSMLYSFDDAEAADRHTIQYFEMFGNRGLYYDGWFAGTIHVAPWARPTTSFEDDTWELYHVAEDFSMSTDLADKHPGKLKELQELFLAEAVKYKVLPLDDRRTELFDPKRAGRPDLMFGRKTLTLYEGMGALLENDFINVKNTSFEIVSEIETSGEKTQGVIVQQAGRFGGWSLYVKDGKPTFAYNYLGLETFVARADTPLPEGKATVTLTFDYDGGKPGSGGTATLSVNGKKADSVRVEKTEPNAFSADETANVGLDRETPVVEDYATRNGRFTGTIDKVTIELK, from the coding sequence ATGACACATCTGCGTCTGCGTGATGCTTTCAGATACTGCTGGAGCGGGCCTGCGGTCTGTCTGGCATTTCTGATCCTGAGCAGCTCCGGGATCGGCGTTGCTGCCGAACCGGAACTTGACCGGACCGAACTTCCGATCCGGGCTCCGTGGCGACCGCCGATCACGACACTCGATGCACGGGATGCGAAGGCACCACCGTTATTCAAGGTGACCGCTCCGGACAATGCGCCGAACGTCGTGATCATTCTGGTCGATGATCTGGGATTCGGTGGAACGAGTGCCTGTGGTGGTGTGATTCCCACTCCGACGTTCGACCGGATGGCTCGCCAGGGGTTGCTGTACAACCAGTTTCATTCGACCGCACTCTGCTCTCCGTCGCGGCAGGCGCTGAAGACGGGGCGCAATCATCACTCGTGCAATCAGGCCAAGATCACCGAAGTCGCCACGGCGTTTCCCGGCGCGACCGGGCAGCTGCCCAACGATGTCGCCACGATCGGCGAGATGCTGCGGCTGAATGGTTACAGCACCGGCGCGTTCGGCAAATGGCACGAGACGGCGGTCTGGGAGATCAGCCCGTCCGGCCCGATGACGCGGTGGCCCAACCAGGTCGGATTCGACGAGTTCTACGGCTTCATGGGTGGCGAAACGAATCAGTGGGCGCCGTCGATCTATCACAATCAGAACCCGATCGATCCGCCCGACGATCCTGACTACCACTTCATGAACGACATGACGACGAAGGCGATCAACTGGATGCGGTTCCAGCAGTCGCTGACGCCCGAAAAGCCGTTCATGATGTACTTCGCCCCCGGCGCCGTGCATGCACCGCATCACGTCCCGAAGAAGTATATCGAGCAGTTCGCGGGACAGTTCGACGAGGGCTGGGATGTCATCCGCGAGCGGATTTACAAGAAGCAGCTCGAGCTGGGTGTCATTCCGGAAGGCACAAAGCTGGCGGACAAGCCGGATGCCATCAAGGACTGGGACTCGCTGAGCGAGAAAGAGCAGAAGCTGTTTGCCCGGCAGGCCGAAACATTCGCCGGCTTTCTGCATATGACCGATCTGGAGATCGGCCGGCTGGTCGACGCCATTGATCAGATGGGCGAACTGGACAACACGCTGATCTTCTACATTGCGGGTGACAACGGCACGAGTGCCGAAGGTGGCGAGAACGGCCTGTACAACGAGTTGACGTACTTCAACGAGGAACCGAAGGGCTCCAACGTCGACTTCATGCTGCAGCACTACGACGAGTGGGGTTCTCCATCAACGTACCCGCACATGGCGGCAGGATGGGCGGTCTGCTTCGATGCGCCGTTCATGTGGACGAAGCAGGTGGCCTCGAATTACGGCGGCACCCGTCAGGGTCTGGCGGTCCACTGGCCCAACGGCATCAAGGCGCAGGGTGAACTGCGGACGCAGTGGCACCACCTGATCGATGTGGTCCCGACGATTCTCGAAGCGGCCAAGCTTCCGCAGCCACGAGTCGTCAACGGCGTGCCGCAACGTCCGATCGAGGGCGTCAGCATGCTGTACAGCTTTGATGACGCCGAAGCGGCGGATCGGCACACGATCCAGTACTTTGAGATGTTCGGGAACCGGGGACTGTATTACGACGGCTGGTTCGCGGGGACGATTCACGTGGCGCCCTGGGCGAGACCCACCACCTCATTCGAAGACGATACGTGGGAGCTGTACCACGTCGCCGAGGACTTCAGCATGTCGACCGACCTGGCCGACAAACATCCCGGGAAACTGAAGGAACTGCAGGAACTGTTTCTGGCAGAAGCGGTCAAGTACAAGGTTTTGCCACTCGACGACCGCCGGACCGAGCTGTTTGATCCCAAGCGGGCCGGCCGCCCGGACCTGATGTTCGGACGCAAGACACTGACGCTGTACGAAGGAATGGGGGCGCTGCTCGAGAACGATTTCATCAACGTCAAGAATACGTCATTCGAGATCGTCTCGGAGATCGAAACTTCCGGCGAGAAGACGCAGGGGGTGATCGTTCAGCAGGCCGGACGGTTTGGCGGCTGGAGCCTGTACGTGAAGGACGGGAAACCGACGTTCGCGTACAATTACCTCGGTCTTGAGACGTTTGTCGCCAGGGCTGACACGCCACTCCCGGAAGGCAAAGCAACTGTTACGCTGACCTTCGACTACGACGGTGGAAAACCGGGTTCAGGCGGAACGGCGACATTGTCGGTGAACGGCAAGAAGGCGGATTCGGTTCGGGTCGAGAAGACAGAGCCAAACGCTTTCTCGGCAGATGAAACCGCCAACGTCGGCCTCGATCGCGAAACGCCCGTCGTCGAAGACTATGCCACGCGGAACGGACGCTTTACGGGAACGATCGACAAGGTGACGATCGAGCTGAAGTAA